CTGATCTTGTTCCAAGAAACAGTCGTTATGATGCTCAAATTTCGGTTTTTGGATGGAGATTCCAAAAGGAGTTAGAAGAAGCTAAAACATTTGTAGTTGGATCTGGTGCCCTTGGGTGTGAATTTTTGAAGAATTTGGCTTTGATGGGAGTTTCCTGCGGTAGCCAAGGAAAACTAACAGTAACAGATGATGATGTGATTGAAAAAAGCAATCTCAGCAGGCAGTTTTTATTCCGTGATTGGAATATTGGACAGGCCAAATCCACTGTTGCTGCTGCTGCCTCTACATCGATAAATCCACAGCTCCAAGTTGAAGCCTTGCAAAATCGTGTTGGTCCAGAAACTGAAAATGTGTTTGATGACAATTTTTGGGAGAATTTGACCGTAGTTATCaatgctttggacaatgtgaaTGCTAGGCTATATGTTGACCAAAGATGCTTGTATTTTCAGAAGCCACTTCTTGAATCTGGAACTTTAGGTGCTAAATGCAATACACAAATGGTTGTTCCTCACCTTACTGAAAATTATGGGGCCTCACGTGATCCACCTGAGAAGCAAGCTCCTATGTGCACTGTGCATTCTTTTCCACACAACATTGACCATTGTCTGACTTGGGCTCGCTCTGAATTTGAGGGTTTACTTGAGAAAACTCCAGCGGAAGTGAATGCTTATCTTTCGAACCCTGGTGAATATGCTTCGTCTATGAGGAACGCTGGTGATGCTCAGGCAAGGGATACTTTGGAGCGTGTTCTTGAATGCCTTGAAAGGGAAAGATGCAAGACATTTGAGGATTGTATCACTTGGGCTAGGCTAAAGTATGTATCACTAATTAATTGGAgcttaatgttattttttcttttcccttAGCTACTAAGTCTTTTTTGGTTAACAGGTTCGAAGACTACTTTGCCAACCGTGTCAAACAGTTGACATTTACTTTCCCTGAAGATGCTCCAACCAGTACTGGAGCTCCATTCTGGTCAGCGCCAAAGAGATTTCCTCGTCCCTTGCAATTTTCGTCGTCTGATCCTTCTCATCTTCACTATATTATGGCTGCGTCAATATTACGAGCTGAAACATTTGGAATACCTATTCCTGATTGGGCTAAACAACCTAAGAAGCTGGCTGATGCTGTTGACAAGGTTATCGTTCCCGACTTTGAGCCAAAGAAGGATGCAAAGATTGTTACTGATGAGAAGGCCACTagcctttcttcttcttctataGATGATGCAGCAGTCATTGATGAACTTATTAGTAAGTTGGAGAATGCTCGGAAAGATTTGCAGCCTGGTTACAGGATGAAGCCAATCCAGTTTGAGAAGGTGTGTTTTCCTCTTTCTAATTATTAGCAAGTAGGAGttcttttacattttaaagGCTCAAAGCGTCAATCCTTAAtgatcaacaaaattaattttttgcgtACTGTGTCTATAATCCTATACTAAGAGATTAAAATGTGAACAAAGTTGAAGGTGGGAACGTGTGTTTATAGGGAGCCTTCTTTGCATGTGGTGTGTTAATCTGTTCATTTTTCTCCTCTTTTTCCTGTCATTTTGGCCTGCATATGAATATTCAATTTTCCTTTAAGAGAGACTAGAGACTATAGTGCGTTACATTGGGTGGAAATTTTTGTAAAGGATATTAATTTTGTAGAAGGGAAAGTATATTTCATTTCTGCTCTCTGTCACTCCTTCTCTAGTCTCCAtttccttttcctttcctttctaTCTAACTTTTTAATCATAACAAAGGAAAACAAAGTTCAATAGAATGTTCCAAATGTTTACCATTGAACTATAGCCAACCTTCCATTTTCTGGTATTATTGCAGGATGATGATACGAACTTCCATATGGACCTCATAGCTGCTCTAGCCAACATGAGGGCAAGGAACTACAGCATTCCTGAAGTTGATAAATTGAAGGCGAAGTTCATTGCTGGAAGGATCATTCCTGCTATTGCAACCTCAACTGCTATGGCAACTGGTCTTGTGTGTTTGGAGCTATACAAGGTTTTGGCTGGAGGGCATAAGGTAGAGGACTACCGCAATACATTTGCTAATTTGGCACTTCCTCTCTTCTCCATGGCGGAACCAGTACCCCCAAAGGTCTTCAAGCATCGGGATATGACCTGGACTGTTTGGGATCGGTGGGTGTTGAAGGGAAATCCAACGTTGAAGGAACTGATTCAATGGCTTAAAGAAAAGGGTCTCAACGCGTACAGCATTTCCTGTGGAAGTTGCTTGCTGTTCAATAGTATGTTCCCCCGTCACAAAGATAGGATGGATAAGAGGGTCGTGGATCTTGCAATGGAAGTGGCAAAGCTAGAAATTCCTCCATATCGCCGCCATTTGGATGTCGTGGTGGCATgtgaggatgatgatgataatgatattgACATCCCCTTGGTGTCTGTATACTTTCGATGAGCAAAATGAGCTTTTGTTCTGATCCATCCCTTTGCCGCGGAAACTTTGATTGTGAGACAACAGTTTCATCTGTAGCATTTGGAAATCTATTTCATGCACAATGACCTGTTATATAGAGTCTAGACCCTAACTTTGAATCCAAAGAGTTTATGATCATCCTTTCGGTGTTTTGTAGTCGTTTCATCTTTTATGCAAACTCATTTTAAACTTATAAAGTCCAATGGACGAgatcaatatttttttcttctattgATTGGAATATGTTCGATGATGCGAGTTACCTTTTTTAGAATCATAGGAGTAATATCAAGTGCTGAGAACAAAAGGATAGTTggaaataataatgatgaatggTGGTCGTTTTATAGACaataaaatgaaggaaaaaatCATAATGGAGTAGTAGGACCTGTTTTTGACGTATATTGTTTCTTCAtcccacttttttttttcactttattttaatattttaacttacaACGTAACTTTAGGAGAAGAGAACTTGATCTTTTCATATGCGGTGAGAATTGAGAACTgagttatgattttttttaggttCACCACTAATTAGTATGGTTTATGATATTATCAATATTGAACAATTGGAGCTCGAATGAGAATCCGCTAATTCTCCCTAACATTGTTTATATTTGACATTATTGATTCGATTATAAATATATCCTAATTCTTGCTTAAAAGTAAAAGATTTATTTGGGAAATTTCATGCGGTTATTCCGAAATTTGCCCAATTTATCCTCTATGATCTTTTCACACTTAGGGTTCGCTTGGAttaagtgtaaatatttaaagggtaaataaaaatcaaagtaggAAAACAAAGTTAATTAGATAGAAGATTAAAGGAATATGATTGTTAGAGAGGTGAAAGAATTAGTTAAAAACTAACGAAGAATgagtaaaataacaattaatttccTCACATTGGGATATAAATTTACTCTAGGGGAGGGTGGCGGAATACTTTCCTTCAAATGAAAGAAATCATCcttcttttttattcatcttttattACTTCATTTGCACCTCTACTTacctttattttattagtttgactttttttaccctCTTAAATACTTACACTTAATCAAAGCGAGCATCAGTTTAGTAAATtgaaacataaaccctaacttttCCATCTTCCTCCAAATCACATTTTTTCCCCAAAATTAAAACCCTACTTTTTTCATTTCACCTTCTACTATCAAATTAGGATTCCATCTCAAACCATTGTACttgaaacaatttttttattttgagtttctTCTTGTAAATTAAACAATAAGAGTTAATTGAAATTCTTGTAAATTAAAGTtactcattctttattgacctaGAGTAAACGACATGAAATTGGGGTTTAAAATGTCGCTTTTTTATCCACCACTAGTTGAAAACTTGATTTTGGGATCTTTTTGGAGATGAGTTTTATTGAATTGTATTTTGAATTTGTGGATTTAGGGGTTTTAGAGAAATTGGGGAAATTAGGGTGAAATAGGTGaaatatgatgtttggagaGTTTTCGATTGCATCAGTTGACAACAAGCTTCATTCTTACTAAACTAACATTTTCAAAcgttttttttggtaaaaaggtCACGGAGGATAAATTGGGTAAACCTCAGAGTTACCGcgtagaattttaaaaaactttgaTTACCACGTGGATAACCCAATACCTCAtggttaccacgtgaaatttttCAGTTTATTTTGTAAAAGTTGCCATACTAtacttttgattttgaataaaaaagtTGCCTTACATGTGTGATATACCAATTTCGCCCCTTTGAGATACACTTTGTAGTGACATGTTTTTTATACAGAGATACTAATTCTATCCCTTTTATTTTTCACCTTGTGCAAAATGGAAGAAATTTAGTGGAAAGTGAAATACAGctggagaataagacaaaaaacaagTGGAGGATAGAAATAAGAGGTCAAGATGAAAAGAGAGTATAAGTTTGtagataagattaaaagaacaagactagggccattgacaaaaaaaaaaaaaaagaaatggtgCAAAATGAgtgtaacaaattaaaatgaaaagttgtGTAAAATGAGAGGGATAAGGGGAGTATATAGGGAGTAGTAATCTTAAAAGGGTAGAGGGAGTAGATCTTACATTTTGAATTGACATGTCTTGAATATTATACTTCCTTGGTCTCCACGAAtttgcttttcttttttatgaTGTAAATAGTAATTGTAGATGGAGAATAACACAAAATATAACTGGAAGAGAAAAATAAATGGTAGAGATTTTACCCTTCCCTCTAATACCTTTCTTCCTCAAGTTCATACCAATGGGAGGATATCCCAAACTGCTCTACATAGGAAGATTTTAGCCTTAGGAGGGATTCTCAGCTTCCATAATGCATTGTAAATAAGGTTAAATCCCCTCGTGGTAGGAGCATATTCTTTAGATGAGTTAGCGATTTTGTATGCATCTAAACCCGGAAAATACCTTCATTGCTAGCTGACCAAACACGCTCATCCTTACATGGAAATAAGCTAATAGGAGTATTGAGGACTCATTCTCTATCCCTACGATAAAGCAACTCATTAAATGACGTCTTTACGCCAAATGCGTATTTGCATCAATAAGGACATCGACTTCACATCTTTTCAAAGCCCTCCAAGGAATTTATTGTCTCCAATACACCATCCTATACCTGCTTAAATGATATGTGTAGTGTAGCATTCAAGATACTTCTCTAAGCAAAGCTTGGTTCATAGCCATCTTTCGTGTTCCATATGGAAAGATACGGAATATATTTAGCTTTTAATGATTTGGCTAGGAGAGAGTGGAGAAAACAACGGAGTCTCCATAATTGTTTTAAGCTTTCCAAGGAGTCCTTCTCTGGAATAGAGAAGTGCCCCACCAGAAATTTTGGATAATTCTCTTAACTTCTTTACAAAATCCTAATAGAGTGAAATATATTTCATCATCAAGGGTCCTAAGACACTCAATTACTCTTAAATTGTCACATTAACTTACTCCCTTCAAAATTATCATCAAATCAATTAACATAGTTCATTCAATGTGGGCTACTAGTTTAAATGTTTTATTGATGTAAATAAAGTTTTCTTAAAGCTTTCAAGATAGAGATAGTGGTTTGTGGTTAAGAATAGAAGAAAGGGTTAGAGAAATTAGGATTAGAATTAGATAGAGATAGAACGATTAGAAACATACCTAATCTATTGTGTAATTAAGCTATTATAACATTTAACTTAATACACGTACAAAGATACAAGAGCAAAATCAAAGCACGATTTAACATTGAGACATAACTCAAAGTCGATTAAGCTTTTCAATGGCCATCGAAAAAAGCCAACTCATCGTGACATTTGTTGAAGAACTCTTATAACACTTAAAAATTGAGTTAGGGTATTAGATACTTGGAGATAAAGCTGACTcgactttaatttatatttaaaaccCAACTTAAAAACCAACTTTGATTGTATATTGGTCCGCAAATATATTCAATATTTTCTCAACGTATCAACATGTCCAAAAAAGAGTCAAAGTGGACTTATGAAACCGAAAACTTCAACAATATACatatttaatttgatatttgtatTAACTAGTCAAGGACTtcaatgaatttttaatatcgATTATGCAATGAACAATCTTAACATCTTTGTTAATGTAAAATGTTGGTAATAAAATGATTTGAACTGtaaaattttatgaaataaCATTACCTATAGTAATAAACTTTTGATTATTTAACGTTTTTTTCAATACCATCTTATATCACCTCTTCAAATAATAATCCATTggaattaattttgtgaagaaaatgagatcatcatcatcataatcatcatgcCAATGACTCCCGCTCAAAGACAGGGTTTAGGAGTGTGGGAAAAAAGGCAGACCAACACCCTCATCACGAAGAAGTCGCGATTGAAGAGAGCCTCTCAACTTGAGTATCGCATGTCATATGACGTCCATGCAAAGGAAAACAGACAACGCAAAAATATACGAACACAACACCATCttagaaaacaaaaactaaCCAAAGTATAAGTAGACAAAATGACTAAGACACACTAGGAAAAAAGGCCATAAGAAAACTACTGAGACTAACGTACATGTATCTGGTGTCTCCAACTACTCTTATCCCAAATCAAGTCCTCCGAGAGGTGAAACTCACCCAAGTCATTCCTAATTTGTTCCTCCTAAGTTTTCTTAGGTCTTCTTTGACCTCTTTTACCATCATTGTGATGTTGCCTTTCTTATCACTTGTGTATCGCTAGTTTCCTTTCcacatgaccaaaccaccttAATCTACCTTCACACAACTTTGCAGAAATCGAAGCAACTCATAACCTCAATCTAATATCCTCCTAATCCTATCCATCTTGGTGTGTCCGCACATCTATCTCAGCATACGCATCTCTGCAACTTCCATCTTTCTGTCATCGGTTTTCTTAATGGGCTAACATTTTACGGCTACCCGGTAGAATTTATCTTTTAGTTTAGGCACTAACTTCTAACGCACAAAACATTAGTAGTTGCTCTCCATTTAAGCCAACAGGCCTATACTCAATGCATGACATCTTCATTGATCTCCTCATCACTTTGGATAATTGAGTCTAAATACTTGAACTTGGTCGAACCAACAACCTCATTTCTTCCCACAGTCATCCGTGTATCTCCAACTTGTTCCTCCCCTTTAAAATTGCATATGAAGTCCTCTGTTTTGGTGCGACTTATGCGCAACCCTTTTTCTTAAAAGGTTCACTCTTCTAATTTCGCATTGACTTCTCTGGATTTTGCTACGAGCACAATGTCGTCGGTAAATAACATGAACCAAGGTACAATATCCCTAATGTCCTTGGAAAGTTCATCAAGGATAGCTAGCAAATAAGAAAAGGCTTAGAATTGAACCTTGGTGCAGACCCACTTGAACATGAAAGAATTCTATTAGCCCTATCGGTGTCTAGATGCTAGTCATGACTCTCTCATACATGTTTGGATCCCCTTATTATACCTAAATATCTTCTTGCTTTAACGCTGTCCCATATAATGTCGTGCGAGACGCTATTATAAGCTTTTTCCAGATCGATGAACACCATATGTAGATCTCTCTTTCGGTCCCTGTATTTCTCAATCAACCTCACTCAAGGTATTGATTGCTTTAGTAGTAGATCTCCCTAGCATGAACCCGAATGGGTTCTTTCTAATTGTCGACTCCTATCTAATTTTACTCTTGGTTACTCTCTCTCACAGTTTCATCGTGTGACTGAGTAGTTTGATTCCTATATAATTTCCGCATGTTTGGATATTACCTTGGTTTTTAAATTTAGGATGAGTATGCTACCCCTCCATTCATTCAACATCTTAAATGTCTTAAGGATAAACATTAAAGAGGTTCCCTCATCTTCCGAACAActtgtgaagaaaataagatgattgaaataAAACAAACATAACCATTAAACTTGCTAAGATTCCCCTCACCATAATTACActaaatttccattttattctcATCCTATCATTAAATACCAACTGTCAAATAGACTGTAAAGGCTAGATATACTCTTCCATTCCTTTAAGTTTGCCACATTGTGGTCAAAAAGCTTAAACTAGAAAACTACAATGTAGGCATGTAGTAAATTCTATATCCTTCCAAATGTGAGCGGATAGTGTAGAATTTACTATGGATAAATAGTTAATACCATACGGTTTGCATTTTGTAGGACAAAATGAGAGATAATTGACAAGTAATGCCATCAAAGGAtgaaacaacaataacaatgggGAGTTTGAGTTAACATAATTCACCACTGTTAAAAGACTTCACTATTGAATAACAGATGTATTCACTAAAGAACACAATCCTGTATATGTCAATTCTTAGCTCAGAACCTAAGATCCtgaatactaaaaaaaaaaatgctccCCCTTGGACATTTTCGATGTGGCAGTCAATTTTTATCGGCACCTTCATCAAACGCGGCTGAGCCACCAGCACGGAAATCCAGTTGCTTCTGATACTTCAAGCGTCTCCTTTCATCAAATTCTTCCCAACCCTCGACCTGGAAAAGAGATTCGATACGCTCAAATTCTTTCTAGTTTCTACACAAAGCACCAGGCACGAACTGAAGTAAACTGTAAAACACTATACCTCGCGAAGCATATCCATAGTTATTTCGGTTTCGTGGAGATCTAAAGTTGATAGTTTAACgcattttttgaataaagtagATGGCAGTGATTTAAGTCCATTGTTACTAAGATGCAAAGCCTGCATTGAAACGAAAGGATTAAGCTAAAAGAAACTGAGATCATTCAGATTGCTATTATTAAAAAGGAGTTCAATCACAATGTAACATAATccgctttttgaattcgcaattCGCTTAAATTTACCCAAGAATAGCCTATAGTCAaccataattcacttttttcgATTCATGATTCGTGAGGAGATTgccgaatcatgtgacactgtttAATTACCTTTAAATTTTGTAGATTGCCAAATGTCTCGGGTAACTCTACAAGAAGATTTGAGGATATATCAACCTGGATAATACGAAAGGAAACAGAAATTTAGAAGATTTAGTCAAAAACTAGAGCTCATAGCATTGGTAGgagtttcaaaaataaattcGATCAGAGATATACACCCGAGCGAAGAGCATAATACTATTGAATCACAACGGcttcaaacaaaatttcaccATTTTCTCCCTTTACATGTCCCCATAAATGAACATGCCTTCCCAAATATAAGAGGAAATGATGGGAAAATTATTCACTGATGTAGATTTCATGCACAAACATACGATGAGGGAAATAGTTTGAAGGTGTTTAGGGCCCTACTAAGCCCATAATTCTTCACTAAAAATTGAGAAGGCACGGAACTATACCTCAATTAAAGCACTGCAGTCACCTATACAAGAAGGCAAGGTGCTTATCctgacaaataaataaaaaagtcaaTTTAATGACTTTATGAAGTTTTACCATTATATGATTCAAATTGATGCAGGATATTAGCTTTGCCAAACCCATGAACCTTAGTAGCTCTTAAATCTGATTATGACAAATAATTAGCCAAACCTAAATGATGCTCTTTCAATCCCAAAGAGATTACAACGTATGACACTACATACATAATAAGAAAATGTGGGGACAATAAAATTGtgtaaataagattaaaagtaAGAGAAAATGAGATGTTtggatgaaaattttaaaaagtggtGGGACaagtgtcacatgatttgccAATTTTCTCGTGAATTGCGAATCGGAAAAGTGAATTATGGTctgttttaggctatttttttGGTCAATTTGAGTGAATCACAATTTGAAAAGTGAATTAGCCAGCAATTATATAACATTGGGTGGGAACATTACCCAAAGTAAAAATGTGGCGAAGTTAAAGGAGCTGATTAAAATGGAAAGTGTTGCAATCTCTTAGGGACGGAGAGTAAACGCAAATAAATGAGCATATACAGTTCATTTTGGCATGAAGACGCAACAAAAACTAGATTCACAAACATGTTGGCATTTTCAGGATTCTCAAAGTAATATAATTAC
The Amaranthus tricolor cultivar Red isolate AtriRed21 chromosome 11, ASM2621246v1, whole genome shotgun sequence DNA segment above includes these coding regions:
- the LOC130826774 gene encoding ubiquitin-activating enzyme E1 1-like, with protein sequence MLPRKRAGEGEVVDGTTTSCALKKSRIEGSTSAASNSVENTKNSLNSVENTVGNTEVTITMAMGDGNPMDIDEDLHSRQLAVYGRETMRRLFGSNVLVSGMQGLGAEIAKNLILAGVKSVTLHDEENVELWDLSSNFVFSEDDVGKNRALASVQKLQELNNAVLVSTLTTKLKKEHLSDFQAVVFTDINLDKALEFNDYCHSHQPPIAFIKAEVRGLFGNVFCDFGPEFTVLDVDGEEPHTGIIASISNDNPALVSCVDDERLEFQDGDLVVFSEVHGMPELNDGKPRKVINARPYSFSIEEDTTNYGIYQKGGIVTQVKQPKVLHFKPLREALNDPGDFLLSDFSKFERPPLLHLAFQALDKLVCELGRFPSPGSEEDAQKLISVAGKMNEALGDSRLDDVNPKLLRHFAFGAKAVLNPMAAMFGGIVGQEVVKACSGKFHPLFQFFYFDSVESLPTEPLEASDLVPRNSRYDAQISVFGWRFQKELEEAKTFVVGSGALGCEFLKNLALMGVSCGSQGKLTVTDDDVIEKSNLSRQFLFRDWNIGQAKSTVAAAASTSINPQLQVEALQNRVGPETENVFDDNFWENLTVVINALDNVNARLYVDQRCLYFQKPLLESGTLGAKCNTQMVVPHLTENYGASRDPPEKQAPMCTVHSFPHNIDHCLTWARSEFEGLLEKTPAEVNAYLSNPGEYASSMRNAGDAQARDTLERVLECLERERCKTFEDCITWARLKFEDYFANRVKQLTFTFPEDAPTSTGAPFWSAPKRFPRPLQFSSSDPSHLHYIMAASILRAETFGIPIPDWAKQPKKLADAVDKVIVPDFEPKKDAKIVTDEKATSLSSSSIDDAAVIDELISKLENARKDLQPGYRMKPIQFEKDDDTNFHMDLIAALANMRARNYSIPEVDKLKAKFIAGRIIPAIATSTAMATGLVCLELYKVLAGGHKVEDYRNTFANLALPLFSMAEPVPPKVFKHRDMTWTVWDRWVLKGNPTLKELIQWLKEKGLNAYSISCGSCLLFNSMFPRHKDRMDKRVVDLAMEVAKLEIPPYRRHLDVVVACEDDDDNDIDIPLVSVYFR